Below is a genomic region from Candidatus Methylomirabilota bacterium.
CCGTCCCGCCGGCGCCTCCGGGAGCTGGGCTACAAGCCCGAGCTCCGGCGCCGTGGCGCGGCGCCGTTCGTCACCGACAATGGCAACGTCATCCTCGACTGCGAGACCGGGCCGCTGACCGACCCGGCGGCGGTGGAGCGAGCCATCCGTGCCATTCCCGGTGTCGTCGATACGGGTCTCTTCCTCGGCACTGCCGAGACCGTCCTCGTTGCGGATGGCGACACCGTGCGGGTGCTGTCGCGAAAAGGCAAATCGTGATCGCCCAGCGCCCGTGCTACGGCACTGAGGATTCCGGCGGATGGACGATGCGCGGCGTGACCAGGATCAGCAGCTCCCGGCGTGAGGTCCGCTCCTCCCTGGTCCGGAACAGCCGGCCCAAGATCGGCACGTCCTTGAGGAGTGGAACCCCGCGCTCCGCGACGTCTCTCAGCTCCCGCACCAGACCGCCCAGCACGAGGGTCTGAGTATCGCGGAGCACGACCGAGCTCTCGAGCTCCCGCTTGATGATCTGGCGCGAGCCGGTGGACGGCTCCCGCTCACCGAGCTCGTTGACTTCCTGGCGGACGTCTAGCGCGATCGCCCCGTCTTGGCCGATCCTCGGCTGCACGCTGAGCACGACGCCGGCATCCCGGTACTCCACGACCTGAGTGACGATACCCAACAGCGCGTCGGCGGGCAGCCCCGGGGACGGCGAGGCCGTGACGACCGGGATCGAGTCCGAGACCTTCAGCACGGCCCGCTTGCCTTCGGCGGCCAGGATCTGGGGTCTCGCGGTCACCCGGGCGACCTTCGTGACCGCCAACGTGCGGAGCAGGATGAGCGCCGCATCGGTCTCGGCGACCAGGCCGGTCAGCCCCTCGCTCGCCAGGGCGAGGGGCGGGAGCCCCAGAGCCGCCTCGACCGGCGGCACGGGACCGGTGAGGGCAACCGCCGTGAGCGAGCCGATCACGGCCGCCCAGTCGATGCCCAGCCGCTGCTCGTCGATCAGATCGACTTCGGCCGCGATCACCTCGATCTGCACCTGCCGCGGTCGCCGATCGAGCTGCCGCAGCGTCGCCTCGATGGCGGTGCGGACGTTGGGCGAGGTCACGACGAAGAGTGTGTTGGTCGCAGCGTCGGGCACGAACCGCGCGTGCGGGTCGACCTCCACGTACGACGCCCGGAGTGTGGCGGCGAGCTCGACCGCGTCGGCGTGCTCGGCCCGGTAGACCAGGAGCCGCCGTCTCGGGCCGAGGTCGGCATCGAGTTGCGCGACGAGCCGGCGGATGGCCTCCAGCTCGTCCGGTCGCGCGTGCACGATCAGCGCATTCGCCCGTCGTTCCCCGACGATCAGGGGAGGGCCATCAGCCCGGCCCTCGGGACCGCGGGGCGCGGGCGGCGCCGCCGGGAGACCGGCAGCCGCGCCAACCCCCTTGGCGAAGATTCGATTGAGCGTCGCAGCGAGGCTCGGGGCATCGGCGAAGCGAAGGGGAAACACCTCGAGCCCCTCGAGCGCGCGCTCGACGTCGAGGATGCGGACGACCGCGAGCAGGCGAGCCACGTTCGAGGCCGCGTCCGTCAGGAGCAGACTGTTGGTCTCGCTGTGCGTGCCGATGTGACCTCGCGTCGACATCAGTGGCCTGAGCTGGGAGGCCAGGTCGGTCGCCGCCGTGAACCGGAGAGGGACGATGTGCGTCACGACCTCGTCCCCGCGGATGCCCGGTCGGGGCGTCGGGCCACGACCGGTCGTAACGGCGCGCTCCCGGGCCCCCTCGCCGCGGATGATCTTGTGGATCGGCCCCGCCCGGACAGCGGTGAACCCGTGGGTCTCCAGCGCCGCGAGCAGGAGACTGACGACCTGGTCCTCGGGGATCGGAACCTGCGTGACCACCGTCACCCGGCCGCTCACGTCCGGCGCCAGGACGTAGTTGATGCCGGCGGCCTCGGCGATGGCCCGCACGACGGACTCGATGGGTGTGTCGAGGAAGCGGAGCGTCACGCGGCGCCCCGGTGCCGAGGGGCGGGCCTCGGCACCGGGCGCCGGCCGCAGCGGATCCCCCGAGGCCGATTGCGCCAGGGTCACCCGTGGGCTGATCCAGGCCGGCAGGAGAAGCCCAAGGAGCAGGACGAAGATGATCGCGGCCCCCGACCTCCCTTCTCCGTTGTGGGAGCTTCGCCACCAGCCTGGTCGAGCCCCTCTGATGACCGACCGGCGCCGGTGTCCCCGGTGAACTGATCTGTTGAACTCATCATAGACGAGGATCACGTCCGGCCCTAGGGATCGTCTGCCGGGGCTAGCCGCCGCGGGCGAACTCCGGGTAGAGCGTCAGGCCGCGCTCTAGCCTTGGACGGGACCCTGGCCGCGCTCCCGGATCAGCTCCTCGAAGAACTCACGAAGCGCCGGGACGTTCGTGAACAGGGCATCGAAGGCCTCCCGGTCCAACGTCAGCACGTCGAGCGGGGTGGCGCTGTGCACGGTGGCATTTCGGGGAGCATGGCTGATGAGGGCCATTTCGCCGAACCACTGGCCGGGGCCGAGCCTGGCCAGGATCTCCGGCTTTCCCCCGGGGCTCTCGCGGGTCACCTCTACTTCGCCCTTCGCGATGGCATAGACCAGGTCGCCGATGTCCCCTTGCCTGAAGACGACCTGCCCCGGCTCGAAGTGCTGCCGGCTGATCGTGGCGGGGCGGTCCGTCTTCATCTGCACGATGTCGGGCGAGAGCAGGAGGTCGACAAACCACCCCATCGCCACCCGCACCTTCCTGTCGGTCCCGGGCAGCTTCAGGAGGTAAGCGAGGCGAGCCAGGAGCCACGCCGAGAATCCGGAGAGCTTGACCCCACGGATGTTGGCCACGGCGTTGCGCCCGCCGAGGCTGCACATCGCGCCCAGGGTGACAAAGGCGAAGCGACGCTTCTGACCTCCCCCGATTGCCGCGGCGATGTTGTCGGCCACACACTTGCCCTGTCGCAACGCGTGCTGGGCCGTCGGGGGATAGGGCCTGCCGGTGGCTGGATCGAGGATCGTCGCGTTGTCGCCGACCGCCCAGACACCCGGATAGCCTCGAACCTCGAGGAACTCGTCGACGACGATTCGCCCCCTCTCGTTGGTGCAGGGAAGCGTCGCCACCAGGGGGTTCGGCGCGGCCGGCACGGTGCTGACCAGCGTCCTGGTCGGGAGGTGCTCACCCGTGTCGAGCACGGCGCTGTCCACCGTGGCTCCCGCCAGCCCCACCTTGAGACGGATCTCGACGCCGCGCCGCGTGAGGATCTTGAGGGCGAAGTCGGCGAGATCCTGGGGCAGCTCCGGGAGGATGCGGGCCCCGAGCTCCAGGATGATCACCCGGATCTCGTCGGGCCGCAGATTTCGATAACTCCTGGCGGCCTTTCGGACGAGCTCGTTGAGCTCGGCCGCCACCTCCACGCCGGAGTATCCGGCGCCGCCCACCACGAAGGTGAGCAGCCGACGCCGCACCGCCGGGTCATCCTCGACCGCGGCCTCCTCCAGGGCGTGGAGGACGTGATTGCGCAGCACGAGGGCGTCGCCCAGGTACTTGAACGGCAGGGCGTGCTCCTGAAGACCGGGCATCCCGGCCAGACGCGTGATGTTGCCGAGCGCCAGGACCAGGTGGTCGTATTCGAGCACCGCGGCCTTGTGGTCCACGCCTGGCGAGATGACCACCCGGCGCGAGCGCAGGTCAATCTCCTCGACCTCGCGGGTATAGAGCTTGACCCGGGGGCAGAGCCGGCGGATCGGGATGATGGGATCGAGCACGCCGATCGTGCCCGAGATCACCTCGGGCAGCATCGGCTGGTACACGAGGTAGTTGTTGCGGTTGACGAGGGTGATCTCGACCTTCGCGTCGCGCGCCAGGAGTTTCTCGAGGGTCATCGCCGTGTATACGCCCCCGAAACCCCCGCCGAGAATGAGGATGCGGATCGGGTTCCCCGCCATTGATCGTTCTCCGCGGTCCAGAGCGATGCTGCGCGCGTAATCTAGGCGCCCCGCCCGGGGCTGTCAATCGGAAATCCGGCACCTGCTGGTGCTACATGAAAATGTCATGGGGTAACTGCTCTGTGAAAGTGTCGGCCTGCCATGGAGACCTTCACGATGAGCAGGAAGGAGCGGGTCCGGCCGGGTGTTATCAAGGCTACTGTGGCTGCCACGTCGAACTCCGCGACAACCTCCCAGGCGACTTCGTCCTCAAGCCACGCCGCGCGCCGAGCGGGGACCGGCGCCCCCGGCCTCCCCGCCCGGCCCCATCCGCCGCTCGCCCCCTCTCGACGCCCCCCACGCTGCGGACCCATACCGGCCGGCAGCCGCTGCCGACTCACCCCTGGATGCGGGCCTGGGACCCGATCATGCGCGCCAAGCACCGCCGCGAGCTTCGTCGGCGGGCCGCCAGCGACAGCGGAAATCCGGCACCTGCTGAGGAACAAGTGGTCAGAGTCTTGGGGCGTGCTAGAACGCGGCGACGGTCAGCTGCAGATGGACGCCGTGATCCTGGAGCTCGGAGCCCTGCCTGTCGCGTTCGAGAAGCCGATAGCCCCAGTAGACCTCGAACTGGGGTCTCAGCCGAAACGGTCCCGGGCCGGGCGTCGTGACCGCCCACCGCAGCCCCATACCGATGCTGGCCAACCGGATGTCGTCGTCGCCGTTGGCCGACTTCACATTCGTGGCGTCGGCGAAGTCGACGAACGGGGCGATCTCGATGTAATCGGCCCAGCGGCGCTGGCTGATCAGTGGCACCCGCGACTCGAGTGACGCGATCACCGTGCTGTCTCGCAAGGCCGTAACCTCTCGGTACCCGCGTACGCTGTAGCGGCCTCCCACGGCGGCCTGCTCGAGCGCCAACAGAGCATCGTCGGCCCGCTGAATGTCGGCGCGGAAGATGAGCTGGCTATCCCAGAACGGCAGTCGCTGCACCCACTGAAACTGCCCCAACCACGCGAAGTAACGCCCGTCGGGGCCCTGCGAGCTGTTGTGAATCGTGGCACCGAGCGCGTCCACGCCCAAGGAGAACCGGGACCGCGCGGCCAGGACGAACTTCCGGGTGCGGTAGAGCCAGTCCGCGCTGATCCGCAGCGCCGTGACGATCATCTCGCCGTCCTCGGCGCCTGGAAAGAGCGAAAAACGTTCCCCCAGGACGAAGGTGGTGTTGGAGAGTCGCTCGCCCGTCAGCTCGAGGCCGAATTCTTGCCGGATCGTTCGATACACCGGATGCCTGAGCGTGAAACCGAAGATCTCGGATTCGCTCGTGATATCCAGGTCCTGGAAGGTCTCCGTCACGATCACGAAGTCGTTCTTTCGATACTGAAATCCGAACGTCGTATCACGGGCCGTCAGCGGAATCGAATATCGGAAATCGAGTTGGGGATTGACGCCTTCCGTCCGCCCGTACCCCAGGCTCAGAACATCGCCGTGGCCGGTGAGGTTCTGGTGCTGGAGGGTGATCGAACCGCCTATCTCTCCCACCGCCGGGTTGTGATAATTGTTGACATCGAGCAGTAGCCGGTAGGGCCGGACTTCCTCGACCCGCAGCGCCAGCACGCTCTCCCCCAGGCGCAACCCCGGTTTCAGCTCCGAGTCGATGCGTTTGATCCGGGGATCCTGCTGGAGAAGCTGCAGCTGATGCCGAAGCTCGTTCACGTTCAGGGGCGTTCGGGCTCCGGGCTCGACGCGACGGCGGAGATGCGACTCGCGAAACCAACGGTTGTCCGTCACTTCGATCCGACTCAGCTCGCCCTCGATGATCTGTATGGTCACCACGCCGTCGCTGACGGTCTGGTCCGGAAGGATGGCCCCCGAATTCACGTAGCCCCGATCGACGTAGAGTCGGGTGAGCGCGAGCCGCGCCTCTTCGAAATCCTCGACCGCCAGCTCTCGACCTTCGTATGGCGCCACGACCTTCGACAGATCCTCGGCGGTGAAGACCGTGCTGCCGACGACGCGGATCTCTCGGACGAACAGGCGGTCGCGAGACAACTCCTCTGGTTGCGATGGCGCGGGGGGCAGCGGCGGCAACGGCGGCGTTAGTGGAGGCTCCGGCCAAGCCGGGTCGCTCGGCAGGGGCTCCTGGATCAGCGTCGGCGGGCTACCGGAGCGCTGGGTGGGATCGAGCCCCGGAGGGGCCTGAGCGTGGGCCACCGACCCGACAAGGGCCACGGCGAGCGTGACCAGAGCCACTGCACCGCTCGCCGCGCCGCCACAGCCTACTTCGAGCACCCCAGGCGTGGCGTCTGGCGAACACGGCTGGGCGCCGGCTGGCTGTCCTCCTCGGCGACGGGACCAGAGACGAGGCCCGGGTCGAGCGGACTCGGCAAGAGCCCGCCGGGCTCGGCGGGTATTCCGTCCCGCCCGCCGAGCACGAAGGTGCTGAACCGGCGTTCGCTCGCCCGCACCGCGCAGTGCTCGGCGAGGAGGGCCGTACCGGTGCCGAACTCCTTGGGCAACGGGGCCACCTGGGTCTCCGCCGGGCTCACTGCCGTCTGGATCGTGACCGTTCCGGGGAAGCCCAGCGCCGAAGACGCGCTGATGACGCTTTCCGAGGTGAGGAACACGTCGGCCACGATCAGCACGTTTCCGCCCGGCCCGCCGAACGCGTCGGCCCGAACCTCGCTGCCATTGAGCACGACGGCTTGAGGATCGATCGTGATGTTCCCGCCGCGGCCCTGCCCGGTACCCACACTGGTCGTGACCTGGCTGTCGAGCAAGTGCACGAGTGAGCTGACCTGAAACGTGATGCTGCCGCCGTCGGAGCTGAGGGCTTCGGTGGTCACCCGGCTCCCGCGGCTGGCAAACTGGTCACCGACGACCAGGATATTCCCGGCCGTGCCCGTCGCGGCACTCCTCGCCGTGATCGCGGCGTCGCCGGAGAGATCAACGCGTGCGGCGTCGATCTCGATGTCTCCTCCGGCGCCGCTCCCCCGGGTGGCGGTCGAAATTGTGCCACCGTCGGTGAGTGTCAGTTTCGGCGTCGAGATGCTGATGCGGCCGG
It encodes:
- a CDS encoding FAD-dependent oxidoreductase, whose translation is MAGNPIRILILGGGFGGVYTAMTLEKLLARDAKVEITLVNRNNYLVYQPMLPEVISGTIGVLDPIIPIRRLCPRVKLYTREVEEIDLRSRRVVISPGVDHKAAVLEYDHLVLALGNITRLAGMPGLQEHALPFKYLGDALVLRNHVLHALEEAAVEDDPAVRRRLLTFVVGGAGYSGVEVAAELNELVRKAARSYRNLRPDEIRVIILELGARILPELPQDLADFALKILTRRGVEIRLKVGLAGATVDSAVLDTGEHLPTRTLVSTVPAAPNPLVATLPCTNERGRIVVDEFLEVRGYPGVWAVGDNATILDPATGRPYPPTAQHALRQGKCVADNIAAAIGGGQKRRFAFVTLGAMCSLGGRNAVANIRGVKLSGFSAWLLARLAYLLKLPGTDRKVRVAMGWFVDLLLSPDIVQMKTDRPATISRQHFEPGQVVFRQGDIGDLVYAIAKGEVEVTRESPGGKPEILARLGPGQWFGEMALISHAPRNATVHSATPLDVLTLDREAFDALFTNVPALREFFEELIRERGQGPVQG
- a CDS encoding secretin N-terminal domain-containing protein, with the translated sequence MTLRFLDTPIESVVRAIAEAAGINYVLAPDVSGRVTVVTQVPIPEDQVVSLLLAALETHGFTAVRAGPIHKIIRGEGARERAVTTGRGPTPRPGIRGDEVVTHIVPLRFTAATDLASQLRPLMSTRGHIGTHSETNSLLLTDAASNVARLLAVVRILDVERALEGLEVFPLRFADAPSLAATLNRIFAKGVGAAAGLPAAPPAPRGPEGRADGPPLIVGERRANALIVHARPDELEAIRRLVAQLDADLGPRRRLLVYRAEHADAVELAATLRASYVEVDPHARFVPDAATNTLFVVTSPNVRTAIEATLRQLDRRPRQVQIEVIAAEVDLIDEQRLGIDWAAVIGSLTAVALTGPVPPVEAALGLPPLALASEGLTGLVAETDAALILLRTLAVTKVARVTARPQILAAEGKRAVLKVSDSIPVVTASPSPGLPADALLGIVTQVVEYRDAGVVLSVQPRIGQDGAIALDVRQEVNELGEREPSTGSRQIIKRELESSVVLRDTQTLVLGGLVRELRDVAERGVPLLKDVPILGRLFRTREERTSRRELLILVTPRIVHPPESSVP
- a CDS encoding ShlB/FhaC/HecB family hemolysin secretion/activation protein, translating into MSRDRLFVREIRVVGSTVFTAEDLSKVVAPYEGRELAVEDFEEARLALTRLYVDRGYVNSGAILPDQTVSDGVVTIQIIEGELSRIEVTDNRWFRESHLRRRVEPGARTPLNVNELRHQLQLLQQDPRIKRIDSELKPGLRLGESVLALRVEEVRPYRLLLDVNNYHNPAVGEIGGSITLQHQNLTGHGDVLSLGYGRTEGVNPQLDFRYSIPLTARDTTFGFQYRKNDFVIVTETFQDLDITSESEIFGFTLRHPVYRTIRQEFGLELTGERLSNTTFVLGERFSLFPGAEDGEMIVTALRISADWLYRTRKFVLAARSRFSLGVDALGATIHNSSQGPDGRYFAWLGQFQWVQRLPFWDSQLIFRADIQRADDALLALEQAAVGGRYSVRGYREVTALRDSTVIASLESRVPLISQRRWADYIEIAPFVDFADATNVKSANGDDDIRLASIGMGLRWAVTTPGPGPFRLRPQFEVYWGYRLLERDRQGSELQDHGVHLQLTVAAF